In Hylaeus volcanicus isolate JK05 chromosome 9, UHH_iyHylVolc1.0_haploid, whole genome shotgun sequence, the following proteins share a genomic window:
- the LOC128882043 gene encoding integrator complex subunit 5 isoform X2, with translation MLHSMGEPSPQDILSEVRKFISGAVRPTHGTSTLDVTRTALSLLRSVPAARDAVLEYFCNVFFVAVTKHVRQIETNQNMAISEETIIAEIHAVLSSFINGNPEAWAPIISAWSLELLGKLSSDYAKRGNLPGNAGINDFLQQWMSCRATRTLIDITAQCLQCLMHSDTESCIKALLDTSVLHSPHFDWVVAHVGSCFPNTVITRVLSCGLKDFCSMGYEHNVKNPKLNSVVGILGHLASSHFQDISTALLDLFKWSLNEDMTVDEDTKKQKLATVPFLLNLASLSQTLLKAITSDVLQTLKPDIIPQLALFAADWCKYFDNQPEALIDLTVHLILGCEQGASQIINILLDTALNTSNVGYHSVNAAQSVKSVCSEILELVLEEIDLLLRTHGPQSANIALLTSIKQELPVVLPLLLNQNPLRVQTAVRLLCFLGSQSANLLISAASYMLIKATTTFHLAALIRLVSNNVVVFPANKVEAENMLASHGYFAQVVEQALREINYKNVMEKQERRQFFQNLTILLQWEKSNKAIIFRSKMITHAIKSNLHQMSSLLTKTRDFELANDIAKMLDLFSTSEKDNFLPNVELALKLTRAVIQYFFLCIAEDDVTKKQQSVKIVCHLLKDLTCYSPCARALALREILTYSINDDPAKYFGAKEKFEPKFEEMLLLHQNHKQVTSTMLAQKHSSVFHAGVIGHGPRKPPPENTVDKETIALNKILLMDVIKACCSNKESERYPVNLDALTIVSLLLVEIISPDVMYNGLPWPDEEFTKVTIERDLQIHRMFRDVPLLWTLLELTAWYRPALAYCSVLLRGIAATVMANWNTEAGVSLVSVMALGQLLPPPLASIRDILPVLEPHQINTIMKECVWAYMRENVPSPALFTRNEGANIAWRDTDTSTPNARFTETLRLILLANIHTLGPLYATLFYNENK, from the exons atgttgcacTCAATGGGAGAACCGTCTCCGCAAGATATATTGTCAGAAGTGAGGAAGTTCATTTCTGGAGCGGTCAGACCAACCCATGGCACGAGCACCCTTGACGTGACTCGTACCGCCTTGTCTCTCCTGAGGAGTGTACCTGCAGCTAGAGATGCTGTACTCGAATACTTTTGTAACGTGTTCTTCGTCGCTGTCACCAAACATGTTCGCCAAATCGAA ACAAATCAAAATATGGCAATCAGCGAAGAGACCATCATAGCAGAGATTCACGCTGTTTTGAGCAGTTTCATTAATGGAAATCCAGAGGCATGGGCACCGATCATTTCTGCATGGTCACTGGAATTACTGg GTAAATTGTCCTCCGACTATGCAAAGCGTGGTAACTTGCCTGGCAATGCCGGAATCAACGATTTTCTCCAACAATGGATGTCGTGTCGAGCCACTCGGACGTTGATCGACATCACCGCTCAATGTCTTCAGTGTCTCATGCATTCCGACACGGAATCTTGTATCAAGGCGTTGCTGGACACCAGCGTGTTACACAGTCCTCACTTTGACTGGGTGGTTGCCCACGTTGGAAGCTGTTTCCCAAACACGGTCATCACCAGAGTGTTGTCTTGCGGTCTAAAAGACTTCTGCAGCATGGGTTACGAACACAACGTCAAGAATCCTAAATTGAATTCAGTCGTTGGAATCCTGGGACACCTAGCCAGCAGTCACTTTCAGGACATCAGTACTGCCTTATTGGACTTATTCAAA tggAGTTTGAATGAGGACATGACGGTCGACGAAGACacaaagaaacagaaattagCTACGGTTCCATTTCTTCTGAATCTAGCATCCCTCTCTCAGACTCTTCTAAAAGCAATAACCAGCGATGTGTTGCAAACCT TGAAACCAGATATAATTCCACAATTGGCCCTGTTTGCGGCAGACTGGTGCAAGTACTTCGACAACCAGCCAGAAGCTCTGATAGACTTGACTGTGCATCTGATCTTAGGCTGCGAGCAAGGTGCATCGcagataataaatatcttattGGACACTGCTTTAAACACCAGCAACGTTGGCTACCACAGTGTCAACGCAGCCCAAAGCGTAAAGAGTGTGTGCAGCGAAATACTGGAGCTAGTGTTGGAAGAAATCGATCTTCTTCTAAGAACACATGGGCCACAATCTGCGAATATCGCTTTATTGACCTCCATCAAACAAGAACTGCCTGTCGTGTTGCCTCTGCTTCTCAACCAGAATCCTCTACGCGTCCAAACTGCTGTCAGATTGCTGTGCTTCCTCGGTAGCCAAAGCGCCAACCTATTGATATCCGCAGCCTCATATATGTTGATCAAAGCAACAACCACTTTCCATCTTGCTGCTCTGATAAGACTCGTTTCGAACAATGTCGTAGTCTTCCCTGCGAATAAGGTCGAAGCAGAGAATATGTTAGCGAGTCATGGCTACTTTGCTCAAGTAGTGGAACAAGCACTCAGGGAGATAAATTATAAGAACGTTATGGAGAAGCAAGAGAGAAGACAATTTTTTCAGAACCTTACGATACTGTTGCA ATGGGAGAAATCGAACAAAGCAATCATCTTTCGATCGAAGATGATCACGCATGCTATCAAATCCAATTTACATCAGATGTCCTCATTGTTAACGAAGACAAGGGACTTTGAGCTAGCTAATGACATCGCAAAGATGTTGGACTTGTTCAGCACATCGGAGAAGGACAACTTTCTACCAAATGTGGAGCTCGCTCTCAAGTTAACCAGAGCTGTGATCCAGTACTTCTTTTTATGCATAGCGGAGGATGATGTTACAAAGAAGCAACAGAGCGTCAAGATAGTTTGCCACTTGCTGAAGGATTTGACCTGTTATTCTCCATGCGCTCGTGCATTGGCGTTAAGAGAGATTTTGACGTACAGTATCAACGACGATCCCGCCAAATATTTTGGAGCCAAAGAGAAGTTCGAACCGAAATTCGAAGAGATGTTGCTCTTACACCAGAATCACAAACAGGTCACGAGCACGATGTTAGCTCAAAAGCATTCCTCTGTATTCCACGCTGGTGTAATTGGCCATGGCCCGCGGAAACCACCGCCGGAAAACACGGTCGACAAAGAGACCATCgctctaaataaaattctactgATGGACGTCATAAAG GCTTGCTGCAGCAACAAGGAATCGGAACGATACCCAGTGAACCTTGATGCCTTGACGATAGTCAGTTTACTGTTGGTTGAGATCATTTCACCCGATGTCATGTACAATGGACTACCATGGCCTGACGAAGAGTTTACAAAA GTCACCATAGAGAGAGACTTACAAATTCATCGAATGTTCAGAGACGTGCCCTTGTTGTGGACATTGTTGGAGTTGACTGCTTGGTATAGGCCAGCTTTAGCGTATTGTTCGGTTTTATTGAGAGGAATCGCTGCTACTGTTATGGCCAACTGGAACACGGAAGCAGGCGTCTCGCTGGTAAGCGTGATGGCCCTTGGACAATTACTGCCGCCGCCATTGGCGAGCATAAGGGACATTTTGCCCGTTTTAGAACCCCATCAG ATAAACACTATAATGAAGGAGTGTGTGTGGGCTTACATGCGGGAGAACGTCCCATCGCCAGCCCTATTCACGCGCAACGAAGGAGCCAATATAGCTTGGAGGGACACGGACACGTCTACTCCAAACGCGAGGTTCACGGAAACGCTTCGTTTAATTCTTCTAGCCAATATTCATACTCTAGGGCCACTCTACGCCACCCTATTTTACAACGAAAACAAATAG
- the LOC128882043 gene encoding integrator complex subunit 5 isoform X1: protein MLHSMGEPSPQDILSEVRKFISGAVRPTHGTSTLDVTRTALSLLRSVPAARDAVLEYFCNVFFVAVTKHVRQIETKFSQTNQNMAISEETIIAEIHAVLSSFINGNPEAWAPIISAWSLELLGKLSSDYAKRGNLPGNAGINDFLQQWMSCRATRTLIDITAQCLQCLMHSDTESCIKALLDTSVLHSPHFDWVVAHVGSCFPNTVITRVLSCGLKDFCSMGYEHNVKNPKLNSVVGILGHLASSHFQDISTALLDLFKWSLNEDMTVDEDTKKQKLATVPFLLNLASLSQTLLKAITSDVLQTLKPDIIPQLALFAADWCKYFDNQPEALIDLTVHLILGCEQGASQIINILLDTALNTSNVGYHSVNAAQSVKSVCSEILELVLEEIDLLLRTHGPQSANIALLTSIKQELPVVLPLLLNQNPLRVQTAVRLLCFLGSQSANLLISAASYMLIKATTTFHLAALIRLVSNNVVVFPANKVEAENMLASHGYFAQVVEQALREINYKNVMEKQERRQFFQNLTILLQWEKSNKAIIFRSKMITHAIKSNLHQMSSLLTKTRDFELANDIAKMLDLFSTSEKDNFLPNVELALKLTRAVIQYFFLCIAEDDVTKKQQSVKIVCHLLKDLTCYSPCARALALREILTYSINDDPAKYFGAKEKFEPKFEEMLLLHQNHKQVTSTMLAQKHSSVFHAGVIGHGPRKPPPENTVDKETIALNKILLMDVIKACCSNKESERYPVNLDALTIVSLLLVEIISPDVMYNGLPWPDEEFTKVTIERDLQIHRMFRDVPLLWTLLELTAWYRPALAYCSVLLRGIAATVMANWNTEAGVSLVSVMALGQLLPPPLASIRDILPVLEPHQINTIMKECVWAYMRENVPSPALFTRNEGANIAWRDTDTSTPNARFTETLRLILLANIHTLGPLYATLFYNENK, encoded by the exons atgttgcacTCAATGGGAGAACCGTCTCCGCAAGATATATTGTCAGAAGTGAGGAAGTTCATTTCTGGAGCGGTCAGACCAACCCATGGCACGAGCACCCTTGACGTGACTCGTACCGCCTTGTCTCTCCTGAGGAGTGTACCTGCAGCTAGAGATGCTGTACTCGAATACTTTTGTAACGTGTTCTTCGTCGCTGTCACCAAACATGTTCGCCAAATCGAA ACTAAATTTTCACAGACAAATCAAAATATGGCAATCAGCGAAGAGACCATCATAGCAGAGATTCACGCTGTTTTGAGCAGTTTCATTAATGGAAATCCAGAGGCATGGGCACCGATCATTTCTGCATGGTCACTGGAATTACTGg GTAAATTGTCCTCCGACTATGCAAAGCGTGGTAACTTGCCTGGCAATGCCGGAATCAACGATTTTCTCCAACAATGGATGTCGTGTCGAGCCACTCGGACGTTGATCGACATCACCGCTCAATGTCTTCAGTGTCTCATGCATTCCGACACGGAATCTTGTATCAAGGCGTTGCTGGACACCAGCGTGTTACACAGTCCTCACTTTGACTGGGTGGTTGCCCACGTTGGAAGCTGTTTCCCAAACACGGTCATCACCAGAGTGTTGTCTTGCGGTCTAAAAGACTTCTGCAGCATGGGTTACGAACACAACGTCAAGAATCCTAAATTGAATTCAGTCGTTGGAATCCTGGGACACCTAGCCAGCAGTCACTTTCAGGACATCAGTACTGCCTTATTGGACTTATTCAAA tggAGTTTGAATGAGGACATGACGGTCGACGAAGACacaaagaaacagaaattagCTACGGTTCCATTTCTTCTGAATCTAGCATCCCTCTCTCAGACTCTTCTAAAAGCAATAACCAGCGATGTGTTGCAAACCT TGAAACCAGATATAATTCCACAATTGGCCCTGTTTGCGGCAGACTGGTGCAAGTACTTCGACAACCAGCCAGAAGCTCTGATAGACTTGACTGTGCATCTGATCTTAGGCTGCGAGCAAGGTGCATCGcagataataaatatcttattGGACACTGCTTTAAACACCAGCAACGTTGGCTACCACAGTGTCAACGCAGCCCAAAGCGTAAAGAGTGTGTGCAGCGAAATACTGGAGCTAGTGTTGGAAGAAATCGATCTTCTTCTAAGAACACATGGGCCACAATCTGCGAATATCGCTTTATTGACCTCCATCAAACAAGAACTGCCTGTCGTGTTGCCTCTGCTTCTCAACCAGAATCCTCTACGCGTCCAAACTGCTGTCAGATTGCTGTGCTTCCTCGGTAGCCAAAGCGCCAACCTATTGATATCCGCAGCCTCATATATGTTGATCAAAGCAACAACCACTTTCCATCTTGCTGCTCTGATAAGACTCGTTTCGAACAATGTCGTAGTCTTCCCTGCGAATAAGGTCGAAGCAGAGAATATGTTAGCGAGTCATGGCTACTTTGCTCAAGTAGTGGAACAAGCACTCAGGGAGATAAATTATAAGAACGTTATGGAGAAGCAAGAGAGAAGACAATTTTTTCAGAACCTTACGATACTGTTGCA ATGGGAGAAATCGAACAAAGCAATCATCTTTCGATCGAAGATGATCACGCATGCTATCAAATCCAATTTACATCAGATGTCCTCATTGTTAACGAAGACAAGGGACTTTGAGCTAGCTAATGACATCGCAAAGATGTTGGACTTGTTCAGCACATCGGAGAAGGACAACTTTCTACCAAATGTGGAGCTCGCTCTCAAGTTAACCAGAGCTGTGATCCAGTACTTCTTTTTATGCATAGCGGAGGATGATGTTACAAAGAAGCAACAGAGCGTCAAGATAGTTTGCCACTTGCTGAAGGATTTGACCTGTTATTCTCCATGCGCTCGTGCATTGGCGTTAAGAGAGATTTTGACGTACAGTATCAACGACGATCCCGCCAAATATTTTGGAGCCAAAGAGAAGTTCGAACCGAAATTCGAAGAGATGTTGCTCTTACACCAGAATCACAAACAGGTCACGAGCACGATGTTAGCTCAAAAGCATTCCTCTGTATTCCACGCTGGTGTAATTGGCCATGGCCCGCGGAAACCACCGCCGGAAAACACGGTCGACAAAGAGACCATCgctctaaataaaattctactgATGGACGTCATAAAG GCTTGCTGCAGCAACAAGGAATCGGAACGATACCCAGTGAACCTTGATGCCTTGACGATAGTCAGTTTACTGTTGGTTGAGATCATTTCACCCGATGTCATGTACAATGGACTACCATGGCCTGACGAAGAGTTTACAAAA GTCACCATAGAGAGAGACTTACAAATTCATCGAATGTTCAGAGACGTGCCCTTGTTGTGGACATTGTTGGAGTTGACTGCTTGGTATAGGCCAGCTTTAGCGTATTGTTCGGTTTTATTGAGAGGAATCGCTGCTACTGTTATGGCCAACTGGAACACGGAAGCAGGCGTCTCGCTGGTAAGCGTGATGGCCCTTGGACAATTACTGCCGCCGCCATTGGCGAGCATAAGGGACATTTTGCCCGTTTTAGAACCCCATCAG ATAAACACTATAATGAAGGAGTGTGTGTGGGCTTACATGCGGGAGAACGTCCCATCGCCAGCCCTATTCACGCGCAACGAAGGAGCCAATATAGCTTGGAGGGACACGGACACGTCTACTCCAAACGCGAGGTTCACGGAAACGCTTCGTTTAATTCTTCTAGCCAATATTCATACTCTAGGGCCACTCTACGCCACCCTATTTTACAACGAAAACAAATAG
- the LOC128882044 gene encoding myotubularin-related protein 6 codes for MENKWENKMDQIKIPKVENVRILDRYSNNHSVGSLYLTVTHLIFTEWSGKKKIWVLYNHISNIEKLPLSTTGSPLCIKCKHFFNVTFIIPKERDCHDIYQTLSKLSCPVSIEDLYCFHYQANKDTLPQQAGWNFFNVQSEFQRQGVPNEEWSLTYLNTNYEVCDTYPKYLYVPSSCANSTLVGSAKFRSRGRLPVLTYLHSNKAAICRCSQPLSGFSARCPEDEQMMYNILCANPNSKYMYVVDTRPRINAFANKAAGKGYENENFYDNIKFHFFGIENIHVMRASLNKLIELQRTNSMSAFLSGLESSGWLKHIRSILETAWFIARAVSNGVSVVVHCSDGWDRTAQVCSLSAMLLDPFYRTIQGFQALIEKDWLSFGHKFNDRCGHISCDSKELAPIFTQFIDATYQLLQQYPHKFQFNELFLLTLHDHVHSCEHGTFIGNSERERQILRVSERTYSLWGYMANNMHEYINPLYKCNRFNDESSSVLQPKLAPQSIILWRGMYFRFENGIHPRETYEDFLLVMHDHTSCLEDHVKLLVKRVASLGSAMNNAQKKGVQGKHKYDNKFTKDPLSETIIENATNHEENIKNKVNVHQLENELKTVALDWKSTRNMEECTCSTTFDAFNRQHHCWSCGDVLCTWCMGNHTVLSGHLSQRAVPTCKSCTQNSSISTTSP; via the exons ATGGAAAACAAGTGGGAAAACAAAATGGATCAAATAAAGATTCCAAAG GTGGAAAATGTGAGGATTCTTGACAGGTACAGCAACAACCACTCCGTTGGAAGTCTCTATCTGACTGTCACACACCTGATATTCACCGAGTGgagtggaaagaaaaaaatttgg gTTCTATACAATCATATCTCGAACATCGAGAAGCTACCTTTATCCACAACAGGCTCGCCGCTGTGTATCAAGtgtaaacatttctttaacGTAACGTTCATCATTCCAAAGGAACGAGATTGCCATGACATATACCAAACCTTATCTAAATTATCTTGCCCAG TAAGCATAGAGGACCTCTACTGTTTTCACTACCAAGCCAACAAAGACACTCTGCCGCAGCAGGCAGGATGGAATTTTTTCAACGTACAAAGCGAGTTCCAAAGACAAGGTGTTCCGAACGAAGAATGGTCTCTGACGTATTTAAACACAAATTACGAG GTCTGCGATACCTACCCAAAATACTTGTACGTACCCAGTTCGTGTGCCAATAGCACCTTGGTAGGCAGCGCAAAGTTCAGGAGCAGAGGAAGACTGCCAGTCTTAACGTATCTGCATTCTAACAAG gcTGCCATTTGTCGTTGCAGTCAGCCGTTATCAGGATTCAGCGCGAGGTGTCCAGAAGACGAGCAAATGATGTACAATATTCTGTGCGCGAACCCAAATTCCAAATATATGTACGTTGTAGATACACGACCGCGC ATCAACGCGTTCGCCAACAAAGCTGCAGGGAAGGGATACGAGAACGAGAACTTCTACGACaatataaagtttcatttctttggcaTAGAGAACATACACGTGATGAGAGCTAGCTTGAACAAGCTCATAGAAC tgcAAAGGACGAATTCGATGAGCGCATTCCTAAGTGGCTTGGAGAGCAGCGGATGGCTCAAACACATAAGATCTATTTTAGAAACTGCTTGGTTCATTGCTCGAGCAGTTTCTAATGGAGTCAGTGTAGTGGTGCACTGCAGCGATGGCTGGGACCGCACTGCTCAAGTGTGTTCGTTGAGTGCTATGTTGTTGGACCCATTTTACAGGACTATCCAAGGGTTTCAA gCTTTAATAGAAAAAGACTGGCTCTCCTTCGGGCACAAGTTCAATGACCGGTGTGGTCACATCAGCTGTGACAGCAAAGAACTGGCTCCGATCTTCACACAGTTCATCGATGCAACGTACCAGCTGCTGCAACAGTATCCACACAAATTTCAGTTCAACGAACTCTTTTTATTAACCCTTCATGACCATGTGCACAGCTGCGAACATGGTACTTTTATAGGAAACTCCGAAAGGGAAAGGCAGATCCTCAG AGTGTCAGAGAGAACTTACTCCTTGTGGGGATACATGGCGAACAACATGCACGAATACATAAATCCTCTCTACAAGTGCAATCGCTTCAACGATGAGTCCAGCAGTGTTCTCCAACCCAAACTGGCACCGCAGAGCATCAT CTTATGGCGGGGAATGTACTTCAGATTCGAGAATGGCATTCATCCCAGAGAGACGTACGAAGATTTCCTTTTGGTGATGCATGATCACACCAGTTGCCTGGAAGACCACGTTAAGCTTCTTGTAAAG AGAGTTGCTTCACTGGGTTCAGCGATGAACAACGCACAGAAGAAAGGGGTGCAAGGTAAGCACAAGTACGACAACAAGTTCACCAAAGATCCGCTGTCTGAAACGATAATAGAAAACGCAACTAATCACGAAGAGAACATTAAGAACAAAGTGAACGTGCATCAGTTGGAGAACGAATTGAAGACGGTTGCTTTGGATTGGAAGTCGACGCGCAATATGGAAGAATGTACATGTTCTACTACGTTCGACGCATTCAACCGACAG